The sequence CGTAGTGAATCCTAGTTTTGTGGCGGGAGTGAGAGGAACAGAATTTTTGGCAGCAACTCCAGACACCGGTGGGGTAAACGAAGACCTAACCGAAGTGGAAACGGGAGTTTATGTCAACGAAGGGACTGTGGCAGTCAGTCCGGATAAAAAAGGAAAACAAACCCTCATTGCCGAAAACGAAGAAATAGTAGTCTCAGGCAAAGGGTTAAAAAAACAAATTTTAGATGAATTTGTGAAAGATAAAATGCGCATTTTTGAAGAGTTCAAAGCCATCAAAGAAGAAAACTACCAACGAATCAAAGAACAATACGAAAAGAACGACCAACTTATGAATGAATACAAAGGCCAAGGCAGCGGAGACGAATAATGAAACATTTTTTAATCCTTTCTTCAATTATATCTCTTTCGCTGTTTTCTTCGGATAAAGTCGGGAGATTGCCTGTTTATAGAATTGCAGTGGAAGCTACTTCTTCATCTAAAGAAGCCATCACTATACGTGATTTTATCAGAGAAAAAATCCAATCCACAGGGCGAGGATTGGTCACACCAACTTTGAAAGAATCCGAGCTTGGCGTTTGGGAATTTGACAAAGAGGGAAATCCATCGGAAAAAACGATTATCAGCTTGGAACGACTCACAAGTACAGATAAACTTCTACTCGTTTCTACAGAAGATGGACAAGCAGTGATTTCTTTTGTGGATGTTTTACATAAAAAAGTAGAGTACAGAACTTCACTACCCGATAGTCTTTCCAAAACTTTGGTCTCCGACTTCCTCGGATTTTTAGATAAAAAAAATATCTACTTAGCCTTATCAGAAACAGGATCTGGTTCTCCGAATGCTCAACTCAGAATCAATTCGTTAAAATCGACTTATATAGCAGGAGAAC is a genomic window of Leptospira bourretii containing:
- a CDS encoding FecR family protein yields the protein MIRFTVSILFLFLTTTLAAEEVGIISFIQGTNYVSGPRFKKAKEPVKLGSILKKGDTITTENGTCEIQLATQATVRLSKYSSVLIEDLLNPKSKSTTLKLVGGKLFVKAHKPGPGVPSQNQLSVVNPSFVAGVRGTEFLAATPDTGGVNEDLTEVETGVYVNEGTVAVSPDKKGKQTLIAENEEIVVSGKGLKKQILDEFVKDKMRIFEEFKAIKEENYQRIKEQYEKNDQLMNEYKGQGSGDE
- a CDS encoding DUF4384 domain-containing protein — translated: MKHFLILSSIISLSLFSSDKVGRLPVYRIAVEATSSSKEAITIRDFIREKIQSTGRGLVTPTLKESELGVWEFDKEGNPSEKTIISLERLTSTDKLLLVSTEDGQAVISFVDVLHKKVEYRTSLPDSLSKTLVSDFLGFLDKKNIYLALSETGSGSPNAQLRINSLKSTYIAGEPIRFEIESAEDNYVYVVLIPENQKGEPVLLFPNQFQNDNFIRKGDRVTIPDKRISFKASSTPSKDRIRAFASREEWKEFQLRGKKEDSFYRLLPPAVTGTKASIKPMVASNTLTASIEQSPVMEWEYQILSR